The window GATGTTTCCGGCATACGCATCGATTTCGCCAGTGAGCAGGCCGCGCAGGCCGGTGGCGAGGTCCGGGTATTCCTTTACCTGAAAAGTCTTTGCTGCCAACGCTTCGTTGAACTCCTTGCCGAGGTCGGTCCCTTCGACGCGGCCGATGACGCGGCCCTTGAGGTCGCCGTAGCCGGTGAAGACCAGATCGGAGCCGTTCTTGGTGAAGAGCACGTAATCGCTGTAGTGCACGGGAACCGCGTCCATGAACATGGCCATGCGTTCACGCTCCGGGCTGTGGAACAGGGCGTAGGCGCCGTCGCAGGTTCCCTTCTTGACCATGGTGATCATCTCTTCAAAGGGGAGGAGCTCAAGGTCATATGTGATGCCTGCGCGCTTGGCGGCTTCGTTCATGACTTCCACGTCAATGCCTGCGGGCTGGCCTTCGATGATCATGGAGTAGGGCGCGAAGTCTCTGTTTGAGACAAAAAGAGGGTTCTTGGCCGCCGCAGGTGCGACAAGGACGGCCAGAGTGAGGACAAGGGCGAGCAGAGTGGTTCTCATGGTGGTCTCCTGAAAAGTTGGCAATGTACACGGTGTACTCGGTTACGGCTGGTGAGACAAGGTGCGAATGTCTCAGAATAATAAATATAATATAATTACATTCCTGATGGATTTCGCTAAGGTTTAAGCCTGTATTTCAGGCTCCAGGAGGAAATGGAGATTGAGCCGACAGCGCATTTTGATCATAGACGACGACCCTAGATTCCGGGCGTTGGTTTCAAAACACCTTGAGGGCCGCGGCTTTGCCGTCGAAGAG of the Pseudodesulfovibrio sp. zrk46 genome contains:
- a CDS encoding transporter substrate-binding domain-containing protein, whose product is MRTTLLALVLTLAVLVAPAAAKNPLFVSNRDFAPYSMIIEGQPAGIDVEVMNEAAKRAGITYDLELLPFEEMITMVKKGTCDGAYALFHSPERERMAMFMDAVPVHYSDYVLFTKNGSDLVFTGYGDLKGRVIGRVEGTDLGKEFNEALAAKTFQVKEYPDLATGLRGLLTGEIDAYAGNIDVTYHSLKRMGMTSSIVYLPKKVLSLKPSYFIMSRTSDFPEKELLIQKLERALDQMRKDGTYNKIARRYLFRY